The stretch of DNA CAAGCTGCATGGCGCAGTTGTCGGCATACATATGGCCAAGCTCGATACCATCACCCTCGGCAGCGTGAAGGGCTGTCATCACCTCGCGCCACAGCACGCCGGAATGCATGACATTGGCCTTTTCAACCGAGGTCAGCTTGCCATTGCGCTTGCGTGCCAGATCCATGCCAACGCGGCCGATTCGTTCGATTTCCGGCGTTGTATAGGCATTGGTGTCGAACCCGCGGCGCGTGCCATCGGCAAGATCCTCGATGCCGCGCGGCTCGGCAAAATACGAGCCGCCACACAGTTCACGAAGGATCATGATATCGAGACCTGACACGATTTCCGGCTTCAGCGTCGAGGCTTCGACAAGCGAAGGAAACACGATTGCCGGCCGCAGATTGGCGAACAGGTCCATTTCCTTGCGAAGCCGCAACAGGCCGCGTTCAGGTTTCAGATCAAATGCCAGATCATCATATTGCGGGCCGCCGACAGCCCCGAACAGAACCGCATCTGCCGCGATGGAATCGGCAAGCGTTTCGTCGGTCAACGGCGTGCCATGCGCATCATAGGCAGCCCCGCCGACAAGCCCTTCCTGCATGTCGAAGCTGATCGACTTGTGCTTTGCCAGCCAGTCGATGATCCGCATATTGGCCTTCATGATTTCAGTGCCGATACCATCGCCCGGCAACACCATGATCTTTCGATTCGACGCCATCTCGCCTATCCTTGCCTAGAAACTGTTGTGGTTCACCTGGCCTCAGAGCCAGGGCTTGTCGCCGGTGCGGGCCGCTTCGAAACTGTCGATCGACTGGCCCTTTTCCATGGTCAGCCCGATGTCATCGAGACCCTCCAGCAGACATTTCTTGCGGAACGGGTCAATGTCGAAGGAAATCTCCGCCCCGTTCGGCCGCCGGATCTTCTGCGCGACAAGATCGATGGACAGTTCCGGATTTTCGGTGTCCTGTGCATCGGCCATCAACGCGTCACGGTCATCAGCCGAAACGGTGATCGGCAGGATCCCGTTCTTGAAGCAGTTGTTATAGAAGATATCGGCAAAACTGGTCGAGATCACACAGCGGATACCGTAATCAAGAAGCGCCCAGGGGGCATGTTCACGGCTTGACCCGCATCCAAAATTGTCGCCGGCGACGATAATCTGCGATTCGCGATACGGCTCTCTGTTCAGCACGAAATCGGGGATTTCGGCGCCGTCCTTGGTAAACCGCATCTCGTCAAACAGATTGGCCCCGAGGCCCGACCGCTTGATCGTCTTCAGGAACTGCTTGGGGATGATCATGTCGGTATCGACATTGAGAATGTTCAGCGGCGCCGCAACTCCGGTCAGCTTGTCAAATTTCTGCATCTGTTATCTCCCCGGCCTAGCTCTGCAAATCCCGGATATCGGTCAGATATCCGGTAATTGCCGCAGCAGTTGCCATTTCCGGACTGACAAGGTGGGTGCGTCCCCCACGTCCCTGGCGGCCTTCGAAATTGCGGTTCGAGGTCGATGCACAGCGCTCGCCTTCGGACAGCTTGTCGGCATTCATGGCAAGACACATCGAGCATCCGGGTTCACGCCATTCAAAACCGGCGGCGGTAAAGACCTCGTTGAGTCCCTCGGCCTCGGCCTGTTCCTTGACAAGGCCCGAACCGGGAACAACCATCGCGCGAATACCGTCCGCCACCTTGCGGCCGGCAGCCACCGAAGCGGCAGCGCGAAGATCCTCGATCCGGCTGTTGGTGCAGGACCCGATAAAGACGGTGTCGATTTTCACATCGGTAAGCTTCTGACCGGGCGCCAGACCCATATAGTCGATCGCCCGCTGCAGTTTCGCGCGTTTGATCTCGTCCTTTTCCTTGTCCGGATCCGGCACCGCCCCGGTGATCGGCAGCGCGTCTTCCGGCGACGTACCCCAGGTCACGGTCGGCGCAATATCTGCAGCCGGCAGAACAATTTCGGTGTCATAGCTGGCACCGTCATCGGATGGAAGCGAACGCCAATAGGCCACTGCCTTGTCCCACATCTCGCCCTTTGGGGCCATCGGCTTGTCAGCAAGATATGCGAATGTCTTTTCGTCAGGCGCGATCATGCCGGCCCTGGCACCACCCTCGATGGCCATGTTGCAGACCGTCATCCGGCCTTCCATCGACAGCCCGCGAATGGCCGAGCCGGCGAATTCGATAACATGACCGGTGCCACCGGCAGTGCCGATCTTGCCGATGATTGCCAGAATGATGTCCTTGGCGGTGACACCGGGCGCCAGATCACCGTCAACGGTAATCCGCATGTTCTTTGCCGGCTTCTGGATCAGCGTCTGTGTCGCCAGCACATGTTCAACTTCCGAGGTGCCAATGCCAAAGGCAAGCGCGCCGAAGGCACCATGCGTTGCGGTGTGCGAATCACCGCAGACGATGGTCATGCCGGGCTGGGTGAACCCCTGCTCTGGACCGATCACATGGACAATGCCCTGGCGCACGTCATTCATCGCGAAATAGGGCACACCAAACTCGGCGGCATTGGTCTCCAGCGCCTCGACCTGAATGCGGGATTCCTCGTCCTCGATACCGACCGACCGGTCGGTTGTTGGAACATTGTGGTCGGCGACAGCCAGTGTGCGGTTCGGGGCCCGGACCTTGCGCCCGGCATTGCGCAGGCCCTCAAAGGCCTGCGGGCTTGTCACCTCATGGACAAGGTGCCGGTCGATATAGATCAGGCAGGTGCCATCATCCTGGCGATGCACGACATGGGCATCCCAGATTTTGTCAAACAGGGTCTTTGGCGCCGACATATGTTCCTCCGTGGGGCTGCCGGCAAGGTCGTCTTCCTGGCCGGACGGAACCGTCAGGAGGAGGACGCCTCGCGGGTTGTTGTTTTTTCGGCAATACGGGCGGCCTTGCCGGTCCGGCCACGAAGATAATACAGCTTCGCGCGACGAACACGGCCACGGCGGACAACCGTCACACCAGCCACCTGGGGTCCGTAAAGCGGGAAGACGCGCTCGACGCCTTCGCCATAGGACAGCTTGCGAACGGTGAAGGATGAATTCACACCGTCATTCTTGCGGGCGATGCACACGCCTTCGAATGCCTGGATACGTTCACGTGAACCCTCGACGACCTTGACGTCGACACGAACCGTGTCGCCAGCGCCGAATTCCGGGATGGTGCGCTGTGCCAGCGCTTTTTCCATCTGCTTCTTGCCAATGCGGTCAACGATATTCATCGCCCTATTCCTTCACTTCGTTTTTCCGTGCCTGCGCCTGCAGGTACTTTTCCCATAGATCCGGGCGGCGCGCCTGCGTCTCCCGTCTGGCCTCCGCAGCTCGCCAGTCGGCGATTCTGCCATGGTGGCCGGACGCCAGAATGTCTGGCGCCTCAATTCCGTTCCAGTTCCGAGGGTGCGTGTAGAGCGACGGCTCCAGCAGCCCGGTCTCGAAACTTTCCTGTTGGTGGCTTGCCTCCTTGCCGATCACCCCGGGCAGGAGCCTTACCACCGCATCCATCACTGTCAGCGCCGCGACTTCGCCCCCCGAAAGGATGAAGTCACCGATGCTGACCTCCAGCATCCCGGCGGCGTCAATGACCCTCTGGTCAACGCCTTCATACCTTCCGCACAGGAACACCGCGCCATCGGCAGCGGCCAGCTCACGCACAAGCGGTTGGTCCAGGACCCGTCCTCGCGGTGTCAGATAGATCCGCGGGCCAGGCGCGTCGGCGACATGGTCAAGTGCCGCCGCCACAACATCCGGCTTTAGCACCATCCCGACGCCACCACCAAGTGGCACATCGTCGACAGTCCGGTGCTTATCGCGCGCAAACTGCCGAATGTCCAGCGTTTTCAGCGCCCAGATACCGTCCTTCAGCGATTTCCCGGCCAGCGACTCGCCAAGTGGTCCGGGGAACATCTCCGGAAACAGCGTCAGCACGGTCGCCTGCCAGGCCTGCTCAGCCATCTGAATCACCCCGATGCGGTTTGCCACGGTCCCTGACATCATCGCCGTCCGGTCCCCTGTTATCGGCCAGCTCCAGCAATCCCTCCGGCGGGGACACCACGACGCGTCCTGCCACAAGATCGATTTCCGGCACAAATAGCGGGTCGAACGGCAGCATCAGCGACGGCCCGCTCGGCGGCTTTACCTCGGCAATCTCACCAGCTCCGAAATCATGGAGCGCAACAAGCCGCCCCAGATGATCACCGGCGACCGTTTCAACAGAAACGCCGATCAGGTCGGCATGGTAGATCTCGTCACCATCCGTGTCAGGAAGCGCCCCGCGATCCACCTCCAAAGTCGTGCCACGAAGCGCCGCAGCGCTGTCCCGATCGTTGATTTCGGCCGCCTTGACGATCACCATGCCGGCAGCTGTCATCCCCATGACGGACAATGTCAGCTGCCGATCACCGGCCCAGACCGGACCATATGTGGCGATGTCACGCGGCGCGGCGGTAAAGGGCTTGACCTTGAACTGGCCCTTTACGCCATGCGCGCCGGCAACCGCGCCGATCGCCAGACGGCCAGTACTCATGACTCCTCTGCAGGGGCCTCTTCAGCTGGCGCGTCTTCGGCAACAGCCTCTTCAGCTGGGGCTTCTTCAGCAGCAGCTTCTTCAGCTGGGGCCTCTTCGGCCGGGGCTTCGTCAGCAGCAGCCTCTTCAACAGGAGCCTCTTCGGCTGGGGCCTCGGCAGCTTCTGCAGCCTCGGATTCAGCGGCAGCAGCGGCTTCTGCTTCGGCGGCGGCGGCAGCGGCCTCGGCGGCTTCTGCTTCACGTTCGGCGCGCTTCTTGCCAGGCGCGGATTTCTTTGGCTGGTCACGAATCACCGGTGCCGCTGCGAGGCCAGCCGCAGCCAGCATCTTGTGTACGCGTTCGGTTGGTTGCGCACCCTGGCCAAGCCAATGTGCAATCCGCTCGGCATCCAGCGTCACGCGATCATTATGATCCTTGGGAACCATCGGGTTGTAGGTACCGACGCGCTCGACATAACGACCGTCACGCGGTGCCGAAGCCTCGGCAACGACAATCCGGTAGAAAGGGCGTTTTTTCGCGCCGCCACGGGCGAGCCTGATTTTCAAAGCCATGATAGTTGGTCCTTTCGCAAAAGATTTATGGCTGTTCACACTTGGTGTTCACATCGAGATTGGTATTCGTATCACTACTTTTTCTTGTCGGACGGCTTGCCGCCAAGGCCGGGCAGTCCCCCGCCAAGCCCGGGCAAGCCACCCTTCAATCCGCCAGCAAGGCCGCCCGGTATTCCACCTGACATTCCACCAGGCATTCCGCCAGGCATTCCACCGCCGGGGATTCCGCCGCCACCAAGCAGCGCCTTCATGGCAGCGGCACCGGTCTTGCCGCCAAGCTTCTTCATCATCCGCGCCATGTCCTGATATTGCTTGACCAGCCGGTTCACCTCCTGGACAGAGGTGCCAGACCCGGCAGCAATACGCTTGCGGCGCGACGCGTTGAGAAGCCCGACCGAAACACGTTCCTTTTTGGTCATCGACAGAATGATGGCTTCCTGCCGGCGGATCATCGAATCATCGATGCCCGCGGCGGCAATCTGTTTCTGCATCTTGCCCAGGCCGGGAAGCATGCCCATGATTCCGCCAAGCCCGCCCATTTTCTGCAACTGGCGAAGCTGGGTCAGAAAATCGTTCATGTCGAACTGGCCCTTGGCCATCCTTTTGGCAAGCCGCTCGGCCTCTTCGACCTCTATATTCTCGGCAGCCTTTTCGACGAGCGCGACGACATCGCCCATATCGAGGATGCGGCCAGCCATCCGCGCCGGATCAAACTCTTCAAGAGCGTCCTGCTTTTCACCAACACCAACAAGCTTGATCGGGCAGCCGGTGATCTCGCGCATCGACAGCGCCGCACCGCCACGTGCATCACCATCAAGACGGGTCAGCACAATACCGGTGATATCAACCGCGTCATTAAAAGCCGTTGCGGTTGTCACCGCGTCCTGGCCTGTCATCGCATCGGCAACAAGCAGCACTTCATGCGGGCTGGTCAGCGCCTTGACCTCGCGGAGTTCCGCCATCAGCCCTTCGTCAATCGTCACCCGGCCCGCCGTGTCGAGGATCAGCACGTCGAATCCCTGAAGCTTGGCCGCCTGCAGGGCGCGTTTGGCAATCTGGGCCGGCGATTCCCGATCGGCCTCGGGAAGAACACCAACCGCCGCCTGTTCACCGAGAATACGCAGCTGTTCACGCGCCGCAGGGCGTGTGACATCAAGCGAGGCAAGCATGACTTTCTTGCGCTCGCGGGTGCGAAGGCGCAGCGCCAGCTTGCCGGCGGTGGTGGTCTTGCCCGAACCCTGAAGGCCGGCCATCAGAATCACGGCAGGCGGGTTCACGGCAATATTCAGGGGCGCCGGTTCACTGCCCAGCACATCGACCAGCGCATCATTGACGATCTTGATGACCTGTTGATCAGGCCGCACCGCTTTCAGAACATCACTGCCAACAGCCCGTTCCCGAACGGTTGCGATGAAGCTTTTGACAACAGGAAGTGCAACGTCGGCATCAAGCAGCGCGAGCCGTACCTCGCGCAGGGCGGCGTCAACATCCGATTCGCGGAGCGCGCCGCGCTTGCCAAGGGCGCTGAAAACGTCCTGCAGCTTGTCCTTCAGACTGTCAAACATGGCACATGCCCTGCTGTGATTGATCCCGTGCCGGCCAGGGGACGGCGATATTCCCAAACGTTACAGCACGCCGCAAACACCGATGGCACCCGTGCTCGAAAACTTCAAGGACGGATGGAACCCGCAAGGGTCTGGCAGCCGGTGATGGCGTGATGTGGGTGTGTGTTGCGCTTTTTCGCAAGACTTGTCAAGAATTGGCAGATGTTTTTCACGCTTTCGAAAATTCTCGCGATCCTGGTCGAGCCGCTGGCCTACCCCTATCTGCTTCTGGCGGTCGCGGTCGTCATGCGCTGGCGACGCCGGCGCCGAATGATGAAGATCTGTATTGCCGGTGCGCTGCTGCTGCCACTGCTCTATGGCGTGCTGTTTCTGTCGAGAGCGCCCCTGCAATATCTGGAGAGCCGATATGACATTCCGGCACTGTCCGGCCCACCGGTCGATGGCGTGATTGTTCTTGGCGGGCATACGGTCTTTGGCGACATTTCCGAGAGCCGCAATCAACCGCAGCAGAACAGAGCGGCTGACAGGCTGACGAAGGGGCTGATGCTGCATCGCACAAACCCCGGCAGCACATTATTGTTCAGTGGCTTTGACGGCAGGCTGACACCCGCCGGCTGGAGCGAGGCTGAAACAATCCGCCGCCTTGTCGCCGAGCTTGGCGTTGCCGATGACGGCATCATCTATGAATCAACCAGCCGCAACACCTATGAAAACGCGGTCAACAGTCTTGCCGTGGCGGTGCCGCAGCCCGGAAGCCGATGGGTGCTTGTCACCTCGGCGGCGCATATGCCGCGCGCAAAGGGTGCCTTTGCCGCGGCCGGGTGGGACAGCATCATTGCCTATCCGGTGGATTTCCAGACCGGCACCGGCTCGTCCGATATTTTCGACCTTGAGGCGGGGACAGATGCCGTCAGAACATGGCTTCATGAATTTGTGGGAATCGCGGCCTACTGGGCCACCGGACGCAGCGCGATCCTGATTCCCTGAGTCTGACAGACCCACAGTCACATCCTAGCGCTCAGGCGTCAGGCGCAACACCGGCAAGCGCGTTGGCGAAATCACGGGCCTCAAAGGGCTGCAGATCATCCGCACCTTCGCCAACCCCGACAGCATGAACGGGAAGCTGGAATTTCTCGGCCAGCGCTATCACCACCCCGCCCTTGGCAGAGCCGTCAAGCTTGGTCACGATCAGCCCGCTGACATCGGCGATATCCTGAAAGGCGCTGACCTGGGACAGCGCGTTCTGGCCAACCGTGCCATCAAGCACAATCACCGAATCATGGGGGGCTGTATCGTCCAGCTTGCGGATCACACGCACAATCTTTGCCAGCTCATCCATCAATTCAGACCGGTTTTGCAACCTGCCGGCCGTGTCGATGATCAGCACATCCGTACCCTGCGAGCGGGCCCGTTCAAGCGCCTGATAGGCCAGCGCGGCAGCATCACCGCCCTGCGCACCCGCAATCACCTCGGTTCCGGTGCGATCACCCCAGATCTGCAGCTGTTCGATGGCGGCGGCACGAAATGTGTCCCCCGCCGCCAGCATCACCGATTTGCCTTCCTGACGCCACTGGCTGGCAAGCTTGCCGGCCGTGGTTGTCTTGCCCGACCCGTTGACACCGACAAGAAGCACCACATGCGGCTTGTTGGCTGGATCGGGATGCAGCGGCGCTGCCACAGGTTCCAGGATCTCGGTGATCCCATCGGCAAGCGCCCCGGCAAGGGCCTGTGCCGTCACCTCGCCATCGAATTTATGGCGTCGCACGCGTTCGGCAAGACGTGCCGCCGCCGCGGTGCCGAGATCGGCACTGATCAGCGCATCCTCGACCTCTTCGATCGAGGCGGCGTCAATCGAGGATCGACCAAGAAGCGAGGACAGCGATGAGGTAACTCTGGCGCTTGTCTTGCTCAGCCCGGAAGTCAGTTTCTTCAACCAGCTCATATTACCGCCTTACCACCGTGAGATGCTGACCATCACGCGCCAGAACCGTCACGTCAACAAGCGATCCGGGCGATTCCATCTCCCCCTCAAGCCGCATCTTCGCAAAATTCCGGCCATGCCCCGCATTGCCCGATTCAACAAGAATCTGATCATGGCTTCCAACCGCATTGTCGAGAGACGCCTCAAGGCGTGCCATGCCATGCGCGCGAATCTCGTCAGCCCTGGTTCTGATCACCCTGCCATCCAGCTGCGGCATGCGCGCTGCCGGCGTGCCGGCCCGCGGCGAGAAGGGGAAGACATGAAGATAGGTCAGGCCCGCCCGGTCAATCAGGCGACGCGTGGCCTCGTGGGCGGCATCGGTTTCAGTTGGAAATCCGGCAATGAGATCAGCCCCGAACACAACATCCGGACGGCGGCGGCGCGCCTCGTCACAGAACCGCACCACATCACGCGCCAGATGGCGCCGCTTCATACGCTTGAGGATTGTGTCATCACCATGCTGGGCCGACAGATGAAGATGCGGCATCAGCCGCGATTCGGTGGCCAGAACATTCATCAGCTGTGAATCGGGTTCGGCGGGGTCCAGCGAGGACAGCCGCAGCCGCTGCAGACCCGGCAGCGCACGCAAAAGCTCTGTCACCAGATCGCCAAGGCGCGGGCGGCCAGGCAGGTCGCTTCCCCATGAGGTAATATCGACCCCGGTCAGCACAATCTCGGCGCTGCCGCCATCAACAAGCTGACCAGCCGATTCGACAATCTGCCCAAGCCCTGCCGAGCGGTTGTTGCCCCGGCCATAGGGAATGATGCAGAAGGTACAGCGATGGTCGCATCCCTGCTGGATCTGCAGAAAACCACGCGTATGCGCGCTGAACGCATCCAGCATATGCGTTGCTGTTTCGCGGACCTGCATGACATCACTGACGATGACGGCCTCGCCACCAGCCGCCAGAGACTGCCAGACCGGCGGTGCCAGCTTGTCATGATTGCCGACAACATGATCGACCTCGGGCATCGCGTCCCATGTATCAGGCGCAATCTGGGCGGCACAACCGGTGACAATGATTCGGGCCTCGGGATCTTCACGTCTGGCCCGGCGGATCGCCTGCCGCGCCTGGCGCTCGGCCTCAGCTGTCACCGCACATGTGTTGAAGATGATGGCATCGTTCAGACCGGCTGTCGCCGCCTGGTCACGCACAACTTCTGATTCCCAGATATTCAGCCGGCAGCCGAAGGTTTCGACCCTTGGCGCGTTACGCTGCGCCATGGCGCTGCTCCAGAAGGGCGTCCAGTTCAGGCGACAAGGTGCCCTGACAGACATAGGATACAGGCCCGGTCATCGTCACATGATGGCTGACATCGTCCCAGTCGATCTGGACGGTGCCTCCATCCATCTGGATGTGATTGCGCCGTGGCCCAAGCCCGCGCCGGACAATTGCCGCCCCGACAGCACAGGCACCGCTTCCACAAGCCATCGTAATGCCGACACCGCGTTCCCAGACACGCATTCTGAACGCCGCCTCGTCAATCTGGCTGACAACCGAGAGATTGACCCGCTGTGGAAACAGCGCCGCATGTTCGACAAGTGGCCCCAGACGCGCAAGATCCATCGCTTCGGCATCATCGACAAAGACGACGGCATGTGGATTGCCGAGGGAATGGCAGACCGCATCGCCAAGACCGTCAACCCCCAGCGGCACCTGAAGCGTATCCGCCTCATGCGCCAATGGCACATCGCGCCAGCCGGTCGCCACCGGACCCATATCAACAGCTATCTCGCCATCGCCCGCATGCCAGGCACGAAGATGACCACCGTCTGTTTCAATGCTGAGATCGTCACGGCCGGACTGACCCATTACATAGTCGGCGACACAGCGGGTGCCATTACCGCAAGCGCCGGACAGAGATCCATCCTGATTCAGGATATCCATCCTGATATCGGCATTGTCCGAGTTGCGGATGACCAGGATCTGGTCGCAGCCAATGCCAAGGCGACGATCGGCAAGGCGCCGCGCCGCAACGGCACCGACCTGTGCCGGGCCGGCATCGCGCCAGTCGAAAATGATGAAATCATTTCCAAGGCCATGCATTTTCAGAAACGCTGTCATGGCTTGCCTATACGCCAAATCATGGCGAATGAAAAGCGGGGCGGGGCTAGAGTTCGATCACCGTCGGCACATGGTCCGACGGCTTTTCCGCGCCCCTGAGATCCCGCTCGATCGACACCGAACGAACACTGTCTGCCAGATCATGACTTGTCCAGACATGATCCAGCCGCCGTCCACGATCACTCGCCGCCCAGTCACGGGCGCGGTAGGACCACCAGGAATAGAGAATGTCATCAGGTCCGAAATGCGCGCGCACAACATCATGCCACCCCCCGTCCGCGATCAGTCGCAGCAGACCCTCGCGTTCGACCGGTGTATGGCTGACAACATTGCGGAGCTGCTTTGTAGACCAGACATCTTCGGCAAGGGGCGCGATATTCAGATCGCCGACAAGAATGGCGTTCTGCGGCCTGTTGGCGGCAAAATACCCGGTCATTTCGGCAATGAAATCGAGCTTGTGCCCGAATTTCGGGTTCTCGTCACGATCCGGAACATCACCCCCGGCGGGAACATAGAAATTATGGACCAGCGGCCCACCTTCAATGCGCGCCGAAATATGACGACAGTCGCCGCGCCCGACCCAGTCCATATGGTCCGGGTCCGACAGCTTCAGGCGCGAAATGATCGCCACGCCATTATAGCTTTTCTCGCCGCGATAGACATGATGCGGCCAGCCGGCTTCGGCCAGCGCCGCCACCGGGAAATGTACATCCTCGGTCTTGGTTTCCTGCAGGCACAGCACGTCGATATTGTGGCGCCGGATAAAATCCAGAACCAGATCTATCCGCAGTCTGACAGAGTTGATGTTCCAGGTTGCTAGGCGCATGGCGACTTTTCCTGCGTCAATTTTGGATGGGGTAGTCGGATTTTGCGAAGAACTTGTTCTCGTAGCGATGACCAAAGCGCATGTTCTGAAGCGTCACCGTGGTTGCCACATCGGCAGCGTCGCGGATTGTCCAGCGACGAAGTTCGAAGGGTATGTTGGTGAATTCAAGCGTCAGCTCGCCGGCCGCCTCGCCGACATCGCGCGTCAGCGTGATCCGCGTGATACCGTCTTCAACCACATGTGTGGTGGTGAATTCCGGCGATTGCAGAACGACATCCTCGCGCAGGATCAGCGATAGCGGGGTCTCGCTGATCGGATAGCTTGTCACGGTCCTGTCATTCGGTCTGTCGACATGCAGCCAAACCGGCGTTGTCAGCAGGATCAACGGTTCTTCAAGATCGTAGATCACCTTCATCCGATGGGGTCGACGAAGATGCAGCTCGCCTGTCGCGCTGGTGCCATCGGATGCCACCTGAATGAAATCGGCGCGCATCGTGGTGATATTGTCGAACCAGGCTTCGGCACGGCTGACAGGGTCGGTTGCCGCCGCCAGACCACCGGTTGTCAGGATGCCCAATGTCAGAATGCTGGGCACCAGGATGATGGCAAGCAGCCCAACCAGCCGGAAAATCCCGCCTCTTTTGCCCATAACAGCCATCTGCTATGAGTCCCCTTCTGTGATCAGCACCTCTCGTTTGCCAACATGGTTGGCGGCGCTGATGATACCATTGCTTTCCATTTCCTCGATA from Alphaproteobacteria bacterium LSUCC0719 encodes:
- the dapF gene encoding diaminopimelate epimerase produces the protein MTAFLKMHGLGNDFIIFDWRDAGPAQVGAVAARRLADRRLGIGCDQILVIRNSDNADIRMDILNQDGSLSGACGNGTRCVADYVMGQSGRDDLSIETDGGHLRAWHAGDGEIAVDMGPVATGWRDVPLAHEADTLQVPLGVDGLGDAVCHSLGNPHAVVFVDDAEAMDLARLGPLVEHAALFPQRVNLSVVSQIDEAAFRMRVWERGVGITMACGSGACAVGAAIVRRGLGPRRNHIQMDGGTVQIDWDDVSHHVTMTGPVSYVCQGTLSPELDALLEQRHGAA
- a CDS encoding outer membrane lipoprotein carrier protein LolA, giving the protein MAVMGKRGGIFRLVGLLAIILVPSILTLGILTTGGLAAATDPVSRAEAWFDNITTMRADFIQVASDGTSATGELHLRRPHRMKVIYDLEEPLILLTTPVWLHVDRPNDRTVTSYPISETPLSLILREDVVLQSPEFTTTHVVEDGITRITLTRDVGEAAGELTLEFTNIPFELRRWTIRDAADVATTVTLQNMRFGHRYENKFFAKSDYPIQN
- the xth gene encoding exodeoxyribonuclease III is translated as MRLATWNINSVRLRIDLVLDFIRRHNIDVLCLQETKTEDVHFPVAALAEAGWPHHVYRGEKSYNGVAIISRLKLSDPDHMDWVGRGDCRHISARIEGGPLVHNFYVPAGGDVPDRDENPKFGHKLDFIAEMTGYFAANRPQNAILVGDLNIAPLAEDVWSTKQLRNVVSHTPVEREGLLRLIADGGWHDVVRAHFGPDDILYSWWSYRARDWAASDRGRRLDHVWTSHDLADSVRSVSIERDLRGAEKPSDHVPTVIEL
- the mtaB gene encoding tRNA (N(6)-L-threonylcarbamoyladenosine(37)-C(2))-methylthiotransferase MtaB, producing the protein MAQRNAPRVETFGCRLNIWESEVVRDQAATAGLNDAIIFNTCAVTAEAERQARQAIRRARREDPEARIIVTGCAAQIAPDTWDAMPEVDHVVGNHDKLAPPVWQSLAAGGEAVIVSDVMQVRETATHMLDAFSAHTRGFLQIQQGCDHRCTFCIIPYGRGNNRSAGLGQIVESAGQLVDGGSAEIVLTGVDITSWGSDLPGRPRLGDLVTELLRALPGLQRLRLSSLDPAEPDSQLMNVLATESRLMPHLHLSAQHGDDTILKRMKRRHLARDVVRFCDEARRRRPDVVFGADLIAGFPTETDAAHEATRRLIDRAGLTYLHVFPFSPRAGTPAARMPQLDGRVIRTRADEIRAHGMARLEASLDNAVGSHDQILVESGNAGHGRNFAKMRLEGEMESPGSLVDVTVLARDGQHLTVVRR